In Bacillus pumilus, the sequence CTTGCAGGCATTAACAAAGGAACAAATGAACCAAGTGATGATCAGTCACACGCCTAAGAAAATCGATATCAAAACGAAGCCTTTGCTTGACCTGCCTTTGCCTTTACAAAGAAGAGGCATTCAACTAATATTAAACTATCTTTATGAAAACACTCAATCAGCGTTTTCAAATCAGCATATTCTAGGGACTTTGGACTGGTTATCTCATACGGAACAACCGTCTGGATCATTAGATTTGCCAAAGGGTTTACAAGCTGTCAAGTCTTATGATCACTGTATGTTTACCTTTGAACGATCGCTTGGATTAGATCAGTCCTATGCTCATCACTTAAAGGTTGAGATGGGAGAGGAGCTTTTTCTCCCGAATGGACATTCTATTGTGGTATCAAATCATATTCCGAAGGATGCACGGAACGGGAACTATTTTTTCTTGCTTCAAAAAGATCGTGTTCGTCTCCCTTTAATCATTCGCTCACGAAAAAATGGTGATCGAATCAAACTTAAAGGGATGAATGGATCAAAAAAGGTGAAGGATATATTTATTGATAAAAAAGTGCCTCTTGCAGAAAGAGACAGCTGGCCGATCGTCACTGACTCGGATCATCAAATCCTCTGGATCCCAGGTCTGAAAAAATCCGTTTTTGAAGAAATTGATATGACAAACAGCGATCTCATTGTATTACAATATAGACAGCACGAAAATTTGTAGGGGGCAAGCAAAAGCATGAAACAAGATATTGAAAAGATTTTGATCTCAGAAGAAGAGATCCAGAAAAAAGTGAAGGAACTGGGTGCAACATTAACCAGCGATTATGATGGTAAATTTCCCCTGGCTATTGGTGTTTTGAAAGGGGCTCTTCCATTCATGGCAGACCTGATCAAACACATTGATACATATTTAGAGCTTGATTTTATGGATGTATCTAGCTATGGCAAGTCTACCGTATCTTCTGGAGAAGTGAAGATCATTAAGGATCTAGATACTTCTGTTGAAGGAAGAGATATTCTAATTATGGAAGATATCATCGACAGTGGGTTAACTTTGAGTTATCTGGTAGAGCTTTTCCGATACCGTAAAGCAAACTCCATTAAAATTGTGACATTGCTTGATAAACCGAGCGGTCGCAAAGCAGACATCAAAGCAGATTATGTTGGATTTGAAGTGCCAGATGCATTTGTTGTCGGCTATGGATTGGATTTCGCTGAACGTTACCGAAACCTCCCGTATATTGGAGTGTTAAAACCATCTGTTTACGAAGGCTAATCAGCATACGTATACATGAGGTTATTGGTTGTATTGGAATGATTTTCTATGATACTATTGAACATAGTTGTGCTTACTGTGGGAGGAGGTAAGGAATGAATCGGGTTTTTCGTAATACGATTTTTTATATACTTATTTTATTACTTGTAATAGGGGTTGTTAGTTGGCTAGGATCCCCTAATCAAAAG encodes:
- the hpt gene encoding hypoxanthine phosphoribosyltransferase — its product is MKQDIEKILISEEEIQKKVKELGATLTSDYDGKFPLAIGVLKGALPFMADLIKHIDTYLELDFMDVSSYGKSTVSSGEVKIIKDLDTSVEGRDILIMEDIIDSGLTLSYLVELFRYRKANSIKIVTLLDKPSGRKADIKADYVGFEVPDAFVVGYGLDFAERYRNLPYIGVLKPSVYEG